A window of the Harmonia axyridis chromosome 5, icHarAxyr1.1, whole genome shotgun sequence genome harbors these coding sequences:
- the LOC123680889 gene encoding uncharacterized protein LOC123680889: MIKTLDSVSNHEHRQIIEKTGYKVETLRIWKTGILKHSISNPSNEQLETFAMNVDAVLEKSNLHIDSKNEIRANCTSHFLNERRRTSKQGKETKENIKVVNNIKKKIRDNNLTVVKADKGSCMVILDRNLYINKVEEFMNENGFVKLDNNPTSRLINKVKNFRVSKEFEDKFGKYKNLIPSNPKIPKLYGLPKLHMDNIPIRPIVSLINTPVYKISKFLSDKLKDLTEFKPTYSIKNSGQLAESLKNLQIRRVLN; the protein is encoded by the coding sequence ATGATCAAAACTCTAGACAGCGTGAGCAATCACGAGCACAGACAAATTATCGAAAAGACTGGGTATAAAGTGGAGACTTTAAGAATCTGGAAAACTGGTATTCTCAAACATTCCATATCAAACCCATCTAACGAACAGTTGGAAACATTTGCAATGAATGTGGACGCTGTGTTGGAGAAATCGAACTTACACATAGATAgcaaaaatgaaattagagcAAATTGTACAAGCCATTTTCTCAACGAGAGGAGGAGAACATCGAAGCAAGGTAAAGAAACGAAGGAAAACATAAAAGTGGTCAATAACATTAAGAAGAAGATTAGAGACAATAATTTGACAGTGGTTAAGGCAGATAAGGGATCATGCATGGTAATTTTAGATAGGAATCTTTACATCAATAAGGTAGAagaatttatgaatgaaaatggaTTTGTAAAACTGGATAACAACCCCACTTCACGACTTATCAACAAAGTGAAGAACTTCAGAGTTTCTAAAGAGTTTGAAGATAAGTTTGGTAAATATAAGAATCTGATTCCTTCAAACCCGAAAATTCCTAAGTTATACGGTCTTCCTAAACTCCATATGGATAATATACCTATAAGACCCATTGTAAGCCTCATAAATACTCCTGTCTACAAAATAAGTAAGTTCCTAAGTGACAAGTTAAAAGATTTAACAGAGTTCAAACCCACCTATAGTATAAAGAATAGTGGTCAATTGGCAGAGTCATTGAAGAACTTACAAATTCGGAGGGTGCTAAACTGA